Proteins encoded by one window of Acidipropionibacterium virtanenii:
- a CDS encoding MarR family winged helix-turn-helix transcriptional regulator, which yields MPNNDLEEATPWLDSGEQQVWRRWLVATAQLYRYLDEGLRPHGIDLAEYDVLVHLSEAEDHRLRMGELAGQVHLSRSRLTHTVSRMESQGVVLRRTASHDRRGVVAVLTDEGMALIESVAAHHVRAVRRAFIDAIGRKDLMVIDRSMAAVIAATDPASGPPDH from the coding sequence ATGCCCAATAACGACCTCGAGGAGGCGACGCCCTGGCTCGACAGCGGGGAACAGCAGGTCTGGCGCCGATGGCTGGTCGCCACCGCACAGCTCTACCGGTACCTCGACGAGGGTCTGCGCCCTCACGGGATCGATCTGGCCGAGTACGACGTCCTGGTTCACCTCTCGGAGGCCGAGGACCACCGTCTGAGGATGGGCGAGCTCGCCGGCCAGGTCCACCTCTCACGCTCCCGCCTCACCCACACCGTCTCGCGGATGGAGAGTCAGGGCGTGGTGCTTCGCAGAACAGCCAGCCACGACCGGCGCGGTGTCGTGGCCGTCCTCACCGATGAGGGCATGGCGCTCATCGAATCCGTCGCCGCCCACCACGTCAGGGCGGTACGCAGGGCCTTCATCGACGCCATCGGCCGCAAGGACCTGATGGTGATCGACCGAAGCATGGCGGCCGTCATCGCAGCCACCGATCCGGCCAGCGGTCCCCCTGATCACTGA
- a CDS encoding AMP-dependent synthetase/ligase, translating to MSLQNGLTARSARNFGALLDRQADEHPDRIAFLIPRGADDEANTWVPMTFAEFRRQAHAVAAGLLDLGLEREQRAAIMSGTRTEWIVADMGVSCAGGATTTVYPNTNAEETSYILTDSDSRIVFVDTVEQLRKIRSRSELDDHVRAIILFDGDEGDAGDERVMSMADLIARGRRRLAAEPDLVRRVIESIEPTDLATLIYTSGTTGTPKGVEIEHRSWTYMGAAWEYKDFIHGDDVHLLWLPLSHAFGKCLLAICIQIGVTQAVEGRIPRLVRSIAEVKPDVMCGVPRIFEKIRAGVMTRAPQGRLQSRIAHWAFAVGRDSRPYRLQGRPMPPMLAARYRVADRLVFSTLRRSLGDVRFMISGGAKLSPQVQEWFYSAGVPIVEGYGATELCAVAFFSEPSTIRFGTVGPVCPGCEARIAEDGEVLVKGPIVARGYHNLPEKTAAAFIDGWYRTGDIGELDENDCLHITDRKTDLIKTSGGKYVAPQKVEAALMANCPYLSQAVALGEGHKYIVALVTLDPEKLALWGRRHGYPRAGYAELARMPQVHDSIQRYVDRANTHLERWETVKRFAILDTELDDEEGMVTTSLKVRRNVVDNRYRGLWESLYDADGDPRG from the coding sequence GTGAGCCTGCAGAATGGCCTGACGGCCAGGTCGGCGCGCAATTTCGGGGCGCTGCTGGACCGGCAGGCCGATGAGCATCCCGACCGGATCGCCTTCCTCATCCCGCGGGGCGCCGACGACGAGGCGAACACCTGGGTGCCGATGACATTCGCCGAGTTCCGGCGTCAGGCCCACGCCGTGGCCGCGGGTCTGCTGGACCTGGGCCTGGAACGCGAGCAGCGGGCGGCGATCATGTCGGGCACCCGCACCGAGTGGATCGTCGCCGACATGGGCGTCTCCTGCGCCGGTGGGGCGACGACGACCGTCTACCCCAACACGAATGCGGAGGAGACCTCCTACATCCTCACCGATTCCGACTCGCGAATCGTCTTCGTCGACACCGTCGAGCAGCTGAGGAAGATCCGCTCCCGATCCGAACTCGACGATCACGTTCGCGCGATCATCCTCTTCGACGGAGATGAGGGGGACGCCGGCGACGAGCGCGTCATGTCGATGGCCGATCTCATCGCGCGCGGCCGGCGTCGTCTGGCGGCCGAGCCCGATCTGGTGCGCCGGGTCATCGAGTCGATCGAACCGACGGATCTGGCCACTCTCATCTACACCTCCGGTACCACCGGCACCCCCAAGGGGGTTGAGATCGAACACCGGTCGTGGACCTATATGGGGGCTGCCTGGGAGTACAAGGACTTCATCCACGGCGACGACGTCCATCTGCTGTGGCTCCCGCTCTCCCACGCCTTCGGCAAGTGCCTGCTGGCGATCTGCATCCAGATCGGCGTCACCCAGGCGGTCGAGGGCCGCATACCGCGGCTGGTGCGCAGCATCGCGGAGGTGAAACCGGACGTGATGTGCGGGGTGCCGCGGATCTTCGAGAAGATCCGCGCCGGTGTCATGACTCGCGCACCCCAGGGCCGACTGCAGAGCCGGATCGCCCACTGGGCCTTCGCGGTCGGCCGCGACTCGCGTCCCTACCGGCTCCAGGGCCGGCCGATGCCGCCGATGTTGGCTGCGCGCTACCGGGTGGCCGACCGGCTGGTCTTCTCCACGCTGCGCAGGAGTCTCGGCGATGTGCGGTTCATGATCTCGGGTGGGGCCAAACTCTCCCCGCAGGTCCAGGAGTGGTTCTACTCGGCCGGGGTGCCGATCGTGGAGGGGTACGGTGCCACCGAGCTGTGCGCGGTGGCCTTCTTCTCCGAGCCGAGCACCATCCGCTTCGGGACGGTCGGCCCGGTCTGCCCGGGTTGCGAGGCGAGGATCGCCGAGGACGGAGAAGTGCTGGTGAAGGGACCCATCGTGGCCCGTGGCTACCACAACCTGCCCGAGAAGACGGCTGCCGCCTTCATCGACGGCTGGTACCGCACCGGTGACATCGGCGAGCTCGACGAGAACGACTGCCTGCACATCACTGACCGCAAGACCGATCTCATCAAGACGTCCGGGGGCAAGTACGTGGCCCCGCAGAAGGTGGAGGCCGCGCTGATGGCCAACTGCCCCTACCTGTCCCAGGCGGTGGCGCTGGGGGAGGGCCACAAGTACATCGTGGCCCTGGTGACCCTGGATCCGGAGAAGCTGGCCCTGTGGGGTCGCCGTCACGGGTATCCGAGGGCCGGCTACGCCGAACTCGCCCGGATGCCCCAGGTGCATGACTCCATTCAGCGCTACGTGGACCGTGCGAACACCCATCTGGAGCGCTGGGAGACCGTCAAGCGATTCGCGATCCTCGACACCGAGCTCGACGACGAGGAGGGGATGGTCACGACCAGCCTCAAGGTGCGCAGGAATGTGGTCGACAACCGCTATCGTGGCCTGTGGGAGTCCTTGTACGACGCAGATGGGGATCCCAGAGGCTGA
- a CDS encoding AMP-dependent synthetase/ligase, protein MTTDTLAVREELLARSARNLGDMLRRRVDQTPDAVAFWYPENKTYGPEEWTPVTWSQIQQDSHEVAAGLLDLGLEREQRVAICADTTLDWIRVDLGIACAGGATTTVYANSNPEDVEYILTASQSSIYVAQNSEQAIKVVGRPALDGLLRHIILVDDDRLIQGAPNSPRRTVAEDDRVMSLAELRERGWKRRRRDPGCVQRVIDAVTPASLSTLIYTSGTTGKPKGVELPHRAWTYMGVAMESWDPLEPGDLQYLWLPLAHVFGKCLLAVQITIGFASAVDGRVDRIVTGMGEVHPTFMCGVPRIFEKVRARVITAGGLAGQVSAWAFKVGSESAPYRLEDRPMPKGLAVRQLVAERLVFSKLKKTMGGRIRMMIAGGAKLSPQVQRWFFAAGIPVVEGYGSTETSAIAFFNVPKKGRFGPRFGTVGAVCPGVEAQIAEDGEVMVRGPIVANGYHDDPERTRKSFEDGWFHTGDIGYFDEADHLVVTDRKRDMIKTSGGKYIAPQHVESTLMGACPYLSQAVVVGEGHKYAVALLTLDHDSLMAWGSRHGRPEKSYEQLTQEPEIRASIQRYVDRANSHLERWETVKKFTLLDHELDGDRGLVTENMKVRRGKVIDEYADQISAMYTDEQSVPFDKED, encoded by the coding sequence ATGACGACTGACACGCTTGCCGTTCGGGAGGAACTGCTGGCGCGCAGCGCGCGCAACCTCGGCGACATGCTCCGGCGACGGGTCGATCAGACCCCTGACGCGGTGGCCTTCTGGTATCCCGAGAACAAGACCTACGGGCCCGAGGAGTGGACCCCGGTCACCTGGAGCCAGATCCAGCAGGACAGCCACGAGGTGGCGGCCGGGCTGCTCGATCTGGGCCTGGAACGCGAGCAGCGGGTGGCGATCTGCGCCGACACGACGCTGGACTGGATCCGCGTCGACCTGGGGATCGCCTGCGCCGGCGGGGCCACCACCACCGTCTATGCCAACTCGAATCCCGAGGACGTCGAGTACATTCTCACCGCCTCGCAGTCGAGCATCTACGTCGCCCAGAACAGCGAGCAGGCCATCAAGGTGGTCGGTCGGCCCGCACTCGACGGGCTACTGCGCCACATCATCCTCGTCGACGACGACCGCCTCATCCAGGGGGCCCCGAACTCCCCTCGGCGCACCGTGGCCGAGGACGACCGGGTGATGTCTCTGGCCGAGCTGCGCGAGCGGGGGTGGAAGCGCCGTCGTCGCGATCCTGGGTGCGTCCAGCGGGTCATCGACGCCGTCACCCCGGCCTCCCTGTCCACCCTCATCTACACCTCGGGCACCACCGGGAAGCCCAAGGGGGTCGAGCTGCCGCACCGCGCCTGGACCTACATGGGCGTCGCGATGGAGTCCTGGGACCCTCTGGAGCCCGGCGACCTGCAGTACCTGTGGCTGCCGTTGGCCCACGTCTTCGGCAAGTGCCTGCTGGCGGTGCAGATCACCATCGGCTTCGCCTCGGCGGTCGACGGGCGGGTGGACCGCATCGTCACCGGGATGGGAGAGGTGCACCCCACCTTCATGTGCGGGGTGCCGCGGATCTTCGAGAAGGTCCGCGCCAGGGTCATCACCGCAGGCGGCCTGGCGGGCCAGGTCTCCGCCTGGGCCTTCAAGGTGGGATCCGAGAGCGCCCCCTACCGACTGGAGGACCGGCCGATGCCCAAGGGGCTGGCGGTCCGCCAGCTCGTCGCGGAGAGGCTGGTCTTCTCCAAACTCAAGAAGACCATGGGCGGTCGGATCAGGATGATGATCGCCGGCGGCGCCAAACTGTCGCCCCAGGTGCAGCGCTGGTTCTTCGCGGCAGGGATCCCCGTGGTGGAGGGCTACGGATCCACCGAGACCTCGGCCATCGCCTTCTTCAACGTGCCCAAGAAGGGCCGCTTCGGGCCTCGCTTCGGCACCGTGGGCGCGGTGTGTCCCGGCGTCGAGGCGCAGATCGCCGAGGACGGCGAGGTGATGGTGCGCGGGCCGATCGTCGCCAACGGCTACCACGACGATCCGGAGCGGACCCGCAAGTCCTTCGAGGACGGCTGGTTCCACACCGGCGATATCGGATACTTCGACGAGGCCGACCATCTGGTCGTGACCGATCGCAAGCGGGACATGATCAAGACCTCCGGAGGCAAGTACATCGCTCCCCAGCATGTGGAGTCGACGCTGATGGGCGCCTGCCCGTACCTGTCCCAGGCCGTCGTGGTGGGGGAGGGGCACAAGTACGCTGTCGCTCTGCTGACCCTGGACCACGATTCCCTGATGGCGTGGGGATCGCGCCACGGCCGCCCCGAGAAGTCCTATGAGCAGCTCACCCAGGAGCCGGAGATCAGAGCCTCGATCCAGCGCTACGTCGATCGGGCCAACAGCCATCTGGAACGCTGGGAGACGGTCAAGAAATTCACCCTCCTCGATCACGAGCTCGACGGCGACCGGGGCCTGGTGACCGAGAATATGAAGGTGCGCCGGGGCAAGGTGATCGACGAGTACGCCGACCAGATCTCGGCGATGTACACCGACGAGCAGTCTGTGCCCTTCGACAAGGAGGACTGA
- a CDS encoding acyl-CoA thioesterase, with amino-acid sequence MAVSADAEPGSSAPVGVRIPLRWSDMDYQGHVNNVSISELVQEARSLALAGTPVEKLFGTGIVVVDQDVEFIAPFTVDEEPLDVDVWCSDVGAARIRLEYRARHHGVDVARARGTVCPFDFEQGRPRRLAADERAVFEAMSGPASDWADFPNPDVAGFGEVVDVPVRWSDVDRYGHVNNVAQAGYLQEARIRSTTSWSPGMRRAGNRLWVVARQDIAYRHQVHPEIGICPVHTALTRLGRTSVTLSAAIPTDEGTALQAVTVLVSVDPSSGAAVPIDDATRADLAGHLVQLP; translated from the coding sequence ATGGCAGTATCCGCCGATGCGGAGCCGGGATCTTCAGCCCCGGTGGGGGTCCGTATCCCGCTGCGCTGGTCGGACATGGACTATCAGGGCCACGTCAACAATGTGAGCATCTCCGAGCTTGTCCAGGAGGCCCGCTCGCTGGCACTGGCCGGGACCCCGGTGGAGAAGCTCTTCGGTACCGGGATCGTCGTGGTGGATCAGGATGTCGAGTTCATCGCCCCATTCACCGTCGACGAGGAGCCTCTGGACGTCGACGTGTGGTGCTCGGACGTCGGTGCGGCGAGGATCCGGCTGGAGTACCGGGCCCGCCACCACGGCGTCGACGTGGCCCGGGCGCGGGGGACGGTGTGCCCCTTCGATTTCGAGCAGGGCCGGCCGAGACGGCTGGCAGCCGACGAACGCGCGGTCTTCGAGGCGATGAGCGGCCCGGCCTCCGACTGGGCGGATTTCCCCAACCCCGATGTGGCGGGGTTCGGCGAGGTCGTCGACGTCCCGGTGCGCTGGTCGGATGTCGACCGCTACGGGCACGTCAACAATGTGGCCCAGGCCGGATACCTCCAGGAGGCGCGGATCCGGTCCACGACTTCCTGGTCGCCCGGGATGAGGCGGGCCGGCAACAGGCTGTGGGTGGTGGCCCGTCAGGACATCGCCTACCGTCACCAGGTGCATCCGGAGATCGGGATCTGCCCGGTGCACACCGCGCTGACCAGGCTGGGTCGCACCTCGGTGACCCTGTCGGCCGCCATCCCCACCGACGAGGGCACCGCCCTTCAGGCGGTCACCGTCCTGGTGTCCGTGGACCCGTCCTCGGGAGCCGCGGTGCCGATCGACGATGCCACCCGGGCCGATCTCGCCGGGCACCTGGTTCAGCTTCCCTGA
- a CDS encoding diadenosine tetraphosphate hydrolase, with the protein MTDFRDDRVVSALRGENPTVLARLATSFAVMGDVQFLPGYCIALVDRPGIEVLTDLPRKDRLTYLSDVDLLAEAVTNVCRSRDSAFRRVNIEILGNTYAALHIHIWPRYDWEPAARLAMPVWLYSRDHWSASKWRLSPDHDGWRRDLAREIARLGS; encoded by the coding sequence ATGACTGACTTCCGGGACGATCGTGTCGTCTCAGCGCTGAGAGGAGAGAATCCGACCGTGCTGGCAAGGCTCGCGACGTCGTTCGCCGTGATGGGGGACGTGCAGTTCCTGCCCGGGTACTGCATCGCTCTGGTCGATCGCCCCGGTATCGAGGTGCTGACAGACCTGCCAAGGAAGGACCGACTGACCTACTTGTCCGACGTCGACCTGCTGGCGGAGGCGGTCACCAACGTCTGCCGCTCCAGGGATTCTGCTTTTCGTCGGGTCAACATCGAGATCCTCGGCAACACCTATGCGGCCCTGCACATCCACATCTGGCCGCGCTACGACTGGGAACCGGCTGCGCGCCTGGCCATGCCGGTCTGGTTGTATTCGCGGGACCACTGGAGTGCCTCGAAGTGGCGGCTGTCACCGGACCACGACGGCTGGCGCCGGGATCTGGCCCGCGAGATCGCCCGGCTGGGTTCCTGA
- a CDS encoding AbrB/MazE/SpoVT family DNA-binding domain-containing protein: MNTTFVAPMGDRGRLVVPAELRQRQNWEQGTPLLFVETDRGVLLATREQAKALVRDQLRGASLVDELVDSRRAEARDEDRAEARDEDRAEARDEDRAEARDENRTSSRREDAR; encoded by the coding sequence ATGAATACCACTTTCGTGGCTCCGATGGGAGATCGCGGGCGGCTCGTCGTCCCGGCCGAGCTGCGGCAGCGGCAGAACTGGGAACAGGGCACGCCCCTGCTGTTCGTGGAGACCGACCGCGGTGTGCTGCTGGCGACCCGCGAGCAGGCCAAGGCCCTGGTGCGCGACCAGCTCCGCGGAGCGAGCCTCGTCGATGAACTCGTGGACTCGCGTCGTGCGGAGGCGCGCGATGAGGACCGTGCGGAGGCGCGCGATGAGGACCGTGCGGAGGCGCGCGATGAGGACCGTGCGGAGGCGCGCGATGAGAACCGCACCTCCTCCCGGAGGGAGGACGCCCGGTGA
- a CDS encoding type II toxin-antitoxin system VapC family toxin, which produces MTVLDASAVLAFLQGEAGADRVEEALEDAAIGAANWSEVAQKVRQRGADWPLAAKLLSSYGLAVEPVTAEDAERAALLWRTGSGLSLADRLCLALTGRLGGPVLTADQAWGSDDTVIQIR; this is translated from the coding sequence GTGACGGTGCTCGATGCCTCGGCGGTGCTCGCCTTCCTGCAGGGCGAGGCGGGGGCCGATCGGGTCGAGGAGGCTCTCGAGGACGCGGCGATCGGTGCGGCCAACTGGTCGGAGGTCGCTCAGAAGGTGCGGCAGCGCGGGGCGGACTGGCCCCTCGCCGCCAAACTGCTGAGCAGCTACGGTCTGGCGGTCGAGCCCGTGACCGCCGAGGACGCCGAGCGCGCTGCGCTCCTGTGGCGCACCGGTTCGGGGCTCTCCCTGGCCGACCGTCTCTGCCTGGCTCTCACCGGCAGGCTCGGTGGCCCAGTGCTGACCGCCGATCAGGCTTGGGGCTCTGACGACACGGTCATCCAGATCCGCTGA
- a CDS encoding GNAT family N-acetyltransferase translates to MTWPSAEPLTTGDLRLDPLRVADAGEMAGVLADESLYRFTGGSAPAPSRLRARYRSQVRGASSDGTQGWLNWIVRPEPPGAAVGFVQATLERRSRTFEDLLVASLGWVVGPVWQGRGIATRATGAVLEWLVSRGVAEFRAHIHPDNAASQKVAAKLGFRPTGLVLDGEIRWVLEVSGSG, encoded by the coding sequence GTGACCTGGCCATCGGCGGAACCCCTGACCACAGGCGATCTGCGCCTCGACCCGCTGCGGGTGGCCGATGCCGGCGAGATGGCCGGGGTACTGGCCGACGAGTCCCTGTACCGGTTCACCGGAGGCTCGGCTCCGGCCCCGAGCCGGCTGCGGGCACGGTACCGCTCGCAGGTACGCGGGGCCTCCAGCGACGGCACGCAGGGATGGCTGAACTGGATCGTGCGTCCCGAGCCGCCCGGAGCGGCTGTCGGGTTCGTCCAGGCTACGCTGGAGCGCCGTTCGCGGACGTTCGAGGACCTGCTCGTGGCCTCGCTGGGATGGGTGGTCGGCCCGGTCTGGCAGGGCCGCGGGATCGCGACCCGAGCCACCGGGGCCGTCCTCGAGTGGCTCGTCTCCCGGGGTGTGGCCGAGTTCAGGGCCCACATCCACCCCGACAACGCGGCCTCGCAGAAGGTGGCGGCCAAACTGGGATTCCGGCCCACCGGGCTGGTTCTGGACGGCGAGATCCGCTGGGTGCTGGAGGTCAGCGGATCTGGATGA
- the gndA gene encoding NADP-dependent phosphogluconate dehydrogenase, whose amino-acid sequence MSDSSAQADVGVIGMAVMGSNLARNMAHKGFRVALYNRTAARTDQVMADHGDEGVFLPSHELDDFVASLERPRRVVMMVKAGAGTDAVIGEVVPLLEPGDILVDGGNSFFKDTRRREAALRETGIHYVGTGISGGEVGALEGPSIMPGGSKESYKAIGPVLEKISAHVDGEPCCAWMGTDGAGHFVKMVHNGIEYADMQFIGEAHALLRAAGLSNAEASEVFAGWNTGDLDSYLIEITSRVLATKDPRGTGQDLVDVIADAAGMKGTGTWTVQTALEMGVGVSTIGEAVFARAVSSAPALRAAGQAALQGPDRQIAVEDRQGFIDDVRSALWCAKVVAYSQGLDEIRTAAQEYGWEVDMAKVASIWRDGCIIRARLLQRIRDEYAAHDLTTLLEAPSVRAELGESQGAWRRVIARATEAGVPVPGFASALGYYDQVRAPRLNAALTQGLRDLFGAHTYKRVDDEGSWHTLWSGDGSEISAD is encoded by the coding sequence ATGTCCGATTCGAGTGCACAGGCCGATGTCGGCGTCATCGGTATGGCGGTGATGGGGTCGAATCTGGCCCGCAACATGGCGCACAAGGGGTTCCGGGTGGCGCTGTACAACCGGACCGCGGCCCGCACCGATCAGGTGATGGCCGACCACGGCGACGAGGGGGTGTTCCTGCCCTCCCATGAGCTGGACGATTTCGTCGCCTCTCTGGAGCGTCCGCGACGGGTCGTGATGATGGTCAAGGCCGGCGCCGGTACCGATGCCGTCATCGGCGAGGTGGTCCCACTGCTGGAGCCCGGCGACATCCTGGTCGACGGAGGCAACTCCTTCTTCAAGGACACCCGTCGCCGTGAGGCCGCGCTGCGCGAGACCGGCATCCACTACGTCGGCACCGGGATCTCCGGTGGCGAGGTCGGCGCCCTGGAGGGGCCGTCCATCATGCCCGGCGGCTCGAAGGAGTCCTACAAGGCGATCGGGCCGGTGCTGGAGAAGATCTCGGCCCACGTCGACGGCGAGCCGTGCTGTGCCTGGATGGGCACCGACGGGGCCGGGCACTTCGTCAAGATGGTGCACAACGGCATCGAGTACGCCGACATGCAGTTCATCGGCGAGGCGCACGCGCTGCTGCGCGCGGCGGGCCTGTCCAACGCGGAGGCCTCCGAGGTCTTCGCCGGCTGGAACACCGGCGACCTGGATTCGTATCTGATCGAGATCACCTCGCGGGTGCTGGCCACCAAGGATCCGCGCGGTACCGGCCAGGACCTGGTCGACGTCATCGCCGATGCCGCGGGCATGAAGGGCACCGGCACCTGGACGGTGCAGACCGCACTGGAGATGGGGGTCGGCGTCTCCACCATCGGCGAGGCGGTCTTCGCCCGCGCCGTCTCCAGCGCCCCGGCGCTGCGCGCCGCGGGCCAGGCCGCACTGCAGGGCCCCGACCGGCAGATCGCGGTCGAGGACCGGCAGGGGTTCATCGACGACGTCCGCTCGGCGCTGTGGTGCGCCAAGGTGGTGGCCTACTCCCAGGGTCTCGACGAGATCCGCACCGCCGCCCAGGAGTACGGCTGGGAGGTCGACATGGCGAAGGTCGCCTCCATCTGGCGCGACGGATGCATCATCCGTGCCCGGCTGCTGCAGAGGATCCGCGACGAGTACGCCGCCCACGACCTCACAACGCTGCTCGAGGCGCCGTCGGTGAGGGCCGAGCTGGGCGAGTCCCAGGGGGCATGGCGTCGGGTGATCGCCCGCGCCACCGAGGCCGGTGTGCCGGTGCCCGGCTTCGCCTCGGCGCTGGGCTACTACGACCAGGTCCGTGCCCCGCGTCTCAATGCGGCCCTCACCCAGGGACTGCGCGACCTGTTCGGCGCCCACACCTACAAGCGGGTCGACGACGAGGGCTCCTGGCACACGCTGTGGAGCGGGGACGGTTCGGAGATCAGCGCCGACTGA